Proteins encoded by one window of Microbacterium testaceum:
- the uvrA gene encoding excinuclease ABC subunit UvrA, translating to MPIVPVAQPSSSANSGTSGKLSVRGARVHNLKNVDLDIPRDSLVVFTGLSGSGKSSLAFDTIFAEGQRRYVESLSAYARQFLGQVDRPDVDFIEGLSPAVSIDQKSTNRNPRSTVGTITEIHDYMRLLWARVGVPHCPDCGARIQRQTIQQIADQLMELPERTRYQIVAPVVTQKKGEFVDLFKELSAKGYARAVVDGELVQLAEPPTLKKSYKHDIAVVVDRLVASGDNLSRVTDSVETAMGLAGGIMQVNYVDEEGDDAWQSFSEKLACPNGHPLQLTEIEPRTFSFNAPFGACPVCSGLGTRMSVDVDLMLGDEELSIRDGAILPWTTQGKGLFQYYERLLEGLARDLEFSLDTPWKDLSHDVQQAVLRGENYKVTVKWKNRYGREMRYSSGFEGVVPYIERQYLQAESDTQRQRWSEYLREVPCAVCDGDRLKPEVLSVLVDGTSIAAASRMSLADARDFFSQLTLTDREATIAAAVLREIRARLDFLLQVGLNYLSLGRAAGTLSGGEAQRIRLATQIGSGLTGVLYVLDEPSIGLHQRDNRRLIQTLETLRDLGNTLIVVEHDEETIHAADWVVDIGPRAGVDGGNVVHSGPLAELLEDERSLTGAYLSGRRSIEAPKKRRKIDKKRQVTVVGARENNLQNVTADFPLGVLTSVTGVSGSGKSTLVNGILYEVLASKLNGARRVPGKHTRVTGLDNLDKVVHVDQAPIGRTPRSNPATYTGVFDRIRSLFAETPEAKVRGYQAGRFSFNVKGGRCEACSGDGTLKIEMNFLPDVYVDCEVCHGKRYNRDTLSVHYKGKNIAEVLEMPISEAADFFEPIQAIHRYLRTLVDVGLGYVRLGQSATTLSGGEAQRVKLATELQRRSNGRSIYVLDEPTTGLHFEDVSLLLKVLNGLVDKGNTVIVIEHNLDVIKSSDWVIDLGPEGGAGGGTIVATGTPEQVAKVEGSHTGAFLAELLETGRTGAQRNAATVETGDTERELVSAAR from the coding sequence GTGCCCATCGTTCCTGTCGCCCAGCCCTCGTCATCCGCGAATTCCGGTACCAGCGGAAAGCTGAGTGTCCGGGGCGCGCGTGTCCACAACCTCAAGAACGTCGACCTCGACATCCCGCGCGATTCGCTCGTCGTCTTCACCGGTCTGTCGGGTTCGGGCAAGTCGAGCCTCGCCTTCGACACGATCTTCGCCGAGGGGCAGCGTCGGTACGTCGAGTCGCTGAGCGCGTACGCGCGTCAGTTCCTCGGACAGGTCGACCGGCCCGACGTCGACTTCATCGAGGGCCTCAGCCCGGCCGTTTCGATCGATCAGAAGTCGACCAACCGCAACCCCCGCTCGACGGTCGGCACGATCACCGAGATCCACGACTACATGCGCCTGCTCTGGGCGCGCGTCGGCGTTCCCCACTGCCCCGATTGCGGCGCCCGCATCCAGCGTCAGACGATCCAGCAGATCGCCGACCAGCTCATGGAATTGCCCGAGCGCACGCGCTACCAGATCGTCGCCCCCGTCGTCACCCAGAAGAAGGGTGAGTTCGTCGACCTCTTCAAGGAGCTCAGCGCCAAGGGCTATGCCCGCGCGGTCGTCGACGGCGAGCTCGTCCAGCTGGCCGAGCCCCCGACACTCAAGAAGAGTTACAAGCACGACATCGCGGTCGTGGTCGACCGCCTCGTGGCCTCCGGCGACAACCTGAGCCGCGTCACCGACTCGGTCGAGACCGCGATGGGCCTCGCCGGTGGCATCATGCAGGTGAACTACGTCGACGAAGAGGGCGACGACGCCTGGCAGTCGTTCTCCGAGAAGCTCGCGTGCCCCAACGGCCACCCCCTGCAGCTGACCGAGATCGAGCCGCGCACGTTCTCGTTCAACGCGCCGTTCGGTGCGTGCCCCGTGTGTTCGGGCCTCGGCACGCGCATGTCGGTCGACGTCGACCTCATGCTGGGCGATGAAGAACTCTCCATCCGCGACGGAGCGATCCTGCCGTGGACCACGCAGGGCAAGGGCCTGTTCCAGTACTACGAGCGCCTGCTCGAAGGACTCGCACGCGACCTGGAGTTCTCGCTCGACACCCCGTGGAAGGACCTCTCGCACGACGTCCAGCAGGCGGTGCTGCGCGGCGAGAACTACAAGGTGACCGTCAAGTGGAAGAACCGCTACGGCCGTGAGATGCGGTACTCCTCGGGCTTCGAGGGCGTCGTTCCGTACATCGAGCGCCAGTACCTCCAGGCCGAGTCCGACACGCAGCGCCAGCGCTGGTCGGAGTACCTGCGCGAGGTTCCGTGCGCGGTCTGCGACGGCGACCGTCTCAAGCCCGAGGTGCTCTCGGTCCTCGTCGACGGCACCTCGATCGCCGCGGCATCGCGCATGAGCCTCGCCGACGCGCGGGACTTCTTCTCGCAGCTCACGCTGACCGACCGCGAGGCCACGATCGCCGCCGCGGTGCTGCGCGAGATCCGGGCTCGTCTCGACTTCCTGCTGCAGGTCGGCCTGAACTACCTCAGCCTCGGTCGCGCCGCCGGCACGCTCTCGGGCGGCGAGGCCCAGCGCATCCGCCTGGCCACGCAGATCGGCTCCGGCCTCACGGGTGTGCTCTACGTGCTCGACGAGCCGTCGATCGGCCTGCACCAGCGCGACAACCGCCGTCTCATCCAGACCCTCGAGACCCTTCGCGACCTGGGCAACACGCTGATCGTGGTCGAGCACGACGAAGAGACGATCCACGCGGCCGACTGGGTGGTCGACATCGGACCCCGCGCGGGCGTTGACGGCGGAAACGTCGTCCACTCCGGCCCTCTCGCCGAACTCCTCGAAGATGAGCGCTCCCTCACCGGTGCCTACCTTTCGGGCCGCCGTTCGATCGAGGCGCCCAAGAAGCGCCGCAAGATCGACAAGAAGCGCCAGGTCACGGTCGTCGGTGCACGCGAGAACAACCTCCAGAACGTCACGGCCGACTTCCCCCTCGGTGTGCTGACCTCCGTCACCGGGGTCAGCGGCTCGGGCAAGTCCACGCTCGTCAACGGCATCCTGTACGAGGTCCTCGCCTCCAAGCTGAACGGCGCTCGGCGCGTGCCCGGCAAGCACACGCGCGTCACCGGCCTCGACAACCTCGACAAGGTCGTGCACGTCGATCAGGCGCCCATCGGCCGGACGCCGCGCTCGAATCCGGCCACGTACACCGGCGTCTTCGACCGCATCCGCAGCCTGTTTGCCGAGACGCCCGAGGCCAAGGTGCGCGGCTACCAGGCCGGGCGCTTCAGCTTCAACGTCAAGGGCGGGCGCTGCGAGGCGTGCTCCGGCGACGGCACGCTGAAGATCGAGATGAACTTCCTGCCCGACGTCTACGTCGACTGCGAGGTCTGCCACGGAAAGCGCTACAACCGCGACACCCTGTCGGTGCACTACAAGGGCAAGAACATCGCCGAGGTGCTCGAGATGCCCATCTCCGAGGCCGCGGACTTCTTCGAGCCGATCCAGGCGATCCACCGCTACCTGCGGACCCTCGTCGATGTCGGCCTGGGGTACGTGCGCCTCGGGCAGTCGGCGACCACGCTGTCGGGCGGTGAGGCGCAGCGCGTCAAGCTCGCGACCGAACTGCAGCGCCGGAGCAACGGCCGCTCGATCTACGTGCTCGACGAGCCGACGACCGGTCTGCACTTCGAAGACGTATCCCTGCTGCTGAAGGTGCTCAACGGTCTCGTCGACAAGGGCAACACCGTCATCGTCATCGAGCACAACCTCGACGTCATCAAGAGCTCGGACTGGGTCATCGACCTCGGCCCCGAGGGCGGCGCCGGCGGGGGAACGATCGTGGCCACCGGCACGCCCGAGCAGGTCGCGAAGGTCGAGGGTAGCCACACCGGAGCCTTCCTCGCGGAGCTCCTCGAGACCGGGCGCACCGGCGCGCAGCGCAACGCGGCGACGGTCGAGACCGGCGACACCGAGCGAGAGCTCGTGAGCGCGGCGCGCTGA
- the coaE gene encoding dephospho-CoA kinase, producing the protein MPLLALTGGIASGKSTIAALLADRGAVVVDADAIVREVQAPGSVVLGAIADEFGADVVRPDGALDRAALGALVFGHPDRLARLNALVHPAVREESQRRFHEAFTADAGAVVVYDVPLLAEARGGDSWDLVVVAHCPAELRVRRLVENRGLSEADARARVGSQASEEERLALADVVIDTSTDMDATRRQVDQLWARVVRPA; encoded by the coding sequence GTGCCTCTTCTCGCGTTGACGGGTGGGATCGCCTCGGGCAAATCCACCATCGCCGCCCTTCTCGCCGACCGTGGAGCCGTCGTGGTCGACGCGGATGCGATCGTCCGAGAGGTGCAGGCCCCGGGGTCCGTGGTGCTCGGCGCGATCGCCGACGAGTTCGGCGCGGACGTCGTGCGTCCCGACGGGGCGCTCGATCGGGCCGCGCTCGGAGCCCTGGTGTTCGGTCATCCCGATCGACTCGCGCGCCTCAACGCGCTCGTGCACCCGGCCGTGCGCGAGGAGTCGCAGCGACGTTTCCACGAGGCCTTCACCGCGGACGCGGGTGCGGTGGTCGTGTACGACGTGCCCCTGCTCGCCGAGGCGCGCGGCGGTGACTCGTGGGACCTGGTGGTCGTGGCGCACTGCCCCGCGGAGCTCCGCGTGCGGCGGCTCGTCGAGAACCGCGGGCTGAGCGAGGCCGACGCCCGCGCGCGCGTGGGTTCGCAGGCGAGCGAAGAGGAGCGCCTCGCTCTGGCGGACGTCGTGATCGACACCTCGACCGATATGGATGCCACGCGCCGACAGGTCGATCAGCTCTGGGCTCGGGTGGTCCGTCCCGCCTGA
- a CDS encoding response regulator transcription factor, producing MTSPHTTVVIEDDLDIRLLVTAVLESAGYVVHAAATGLDGIELVRRHDPVVTTLDVSMPGIDGFETARRIRAFSATRILMVSARADENEQRAGREAGADDYLTKPFRPRELRQRVTDLAHSVRD from the coding sequence ATGACCTCCCCACACACCACTGTGGTGATCGAGGACGACCTCGACATCCGCCTCCTCGTGACGGCGGTCCTCGAGAGCGCTGGATACGTCGTCCACGCGGCCGCGACCGGCCTCGACGGCATCGAACTCGTCCGTCGGCACGACCCCGTCGTGACGACGTTGGACGTGAGCATGCCGGGGATCGACGGGTTCGAGACGGCGCGCCGCATCCGCGCGTTCAGCGCCACCCGCATCCTCATGGTGAGTGCGCGGGCTGACGAGAACGAACAGCGAGCGGGCCGCGAGGCCGGCGCCGACGACTACCTCACCAAGCCGTTCCGTCCGCGCGAGCTCCGCCAGCGGGTCACCGACCTCGCCCACTCCGTCCGGGACTGA
- the uvrC gene encoding excinuclease ABC subunit UvrC: MASRERVSHLPYRPKAGEIPTNPGVYRFRDAEGRVLYVGKAKNLRARLSNYFAPLHSLHERTRRMVTTAASVEWTVVPSDVDSLQLEYMWIKEFDPPFNVRYKDDKSYPFMAITLADEAPRVIVTRNPKIRGAKYFGPYPKVWAVHDTIDLMIKVFPIRTCSDSSYKKAMASGRPCFPGQIGRCGGPCSMKVTIEEHRAIVNDFVAFMSGGDQRFARELTSRMKEASAAMDYESAAHYRDRLQAIDAVLGKSALVLASDTDADLFGIAEDELAATVQHFVVRGGRVRGVRATTIEKEIDISGADLVDQVLQRTYGDADASDIPRQVLVPELPDDAEQLEDWLRERRGRPVTLQVAQRGRKADLLKTATLNAQQALMLHKTRRTSDYVARSQALTDLQEALGMTEAPLRIECFDISHLSGTNVVASMVVFEDGLPRKDQYRSFGVAETTDDTDSMYQVLSRRLAYLDRPDEIEPETIDGAIVADPDSEEATADGEVVTARKRPRFAYRPQLLVVDGGQPQVAAAARALADAGHEEIALCGIAKRLEEVWLPGEEYPVILPRTSEALYLLQRLRDEAHRFAIVHQRKRRKRDITSVLTEVPGLGDTRIKALLRHFGSVSALKNATPEEIMELPGIGPTLAENIHSHLAR; encoded by the coding sequence ATGGCGTCTCGCGAACGGGTCTCGCACCTTCCGTACCGTCCCAAGGCCGGCGAGATCCCCACCAATCCGGGGGTCTACCGGTTCCGGGACGCCGAGGGGCGCGTGCTGTACGTCGGCAAGGCGAAGAACCTGCGCGCGCGCCTGTCGAACTACTTCGCGCCGCTGCACTCGCTGCACGAGCGCACGCGCCGCATGGTCACGACGGCGGCGAGCGTGGAGTGGACGGTCGTGCCCAGCGACGTCGACTCGCTGCAGCTCGAGTACATGTGGATCAAGGAATTCGATCCGCCGTTCAACGTCCGTTACAAGGATGACAAGTCGTACCCCTTCATGGCGATCACCCTCGCCGACGAGGCGCCGCGGGTGATCGTCACGCGCAACCCGAAGATCCGCGGGGCGAAATACTTCGGCCCGTACCCCAAGGTCTGGGCGGTGCACGACACGATCGACCTGATGATCAAGGTCTTCCCGATCCGCACGTGCAGCGACTCTTCGTACAAGAAGGCGATGGCCTCTGGTCGACCGTGCTTCCCGGGTCAGATCGGGCGCTGCGGTGGTCCCTGCTCGATGAAGGTGACGATCGAGGAGCACCGCGCGATCGTCAACGACTTCGTCGCCTTCATGTCGGGAGGCGACCAGCGCTTCGCGCGCGAGCTGACGTCGCGCATGAAGGAGGCGTCGGCCGCGATGGACTACGAGTCGGCCGCGCACTACCGCGACCGCCTGCAGGCCATCGACGCCGTGCTCGGCAAGAGCGCGCTCGTGCTGGCCTCCGACACGGATGCCGATCTCTTCGGTATCGCCGAGGACGAGCTCGCCGCGACCGTCCAGCACTTCGTGGTGCGCGGCGGACGCGTGCGCGGAGTGCGCGCCACCACGATCGAGAAAGAGATCGACATCTCCGGTGCCGATCTCGTCGACCAGGTCCTCCAGCGCACCTATGGAGACGCCGACGCGAGCGACATCCCCCGCCAGGTGCTCGTTCCCGAACTCCCCGACGACGCGGAGCAGCTCGAGGACTGGCTGCGCGAACGCCGGGGCCGCCCGGTGACCCTGCAGGTCGCCCAGCGCGGCCGCAAGGCCGACCTGCTGAAGACCGCGACGCTGAACGCGCAACAGGCCCTCATGCTCCACAAGACGCGCCGGACGAGCGACTACGTCGCCCGGTCGCAGGCCCTCACCGACCTGCAAGAGGCGCTCGGCATGACCGAGGCGCCGTTGCGCATCGAGTGCTTCGACATCTCGCACCTGTCGGGCACCAACGTGGTGGCATCCATGGTCGTGTTCGAGGACGGCCTTCCGCGCAAGGACCAGTACCGCTCCTTCGGCGTCGCCGAGACGACCGACGACACCGATTCGATGTACCAGGTGCTCAGTCGCCGGCTGGCATACCTCGACCGGCCCGACGAGATCGAGCCCGAGACCATCGACGGGGCGATCGTGGCCGATCCCGACTCCGAGGAGGCGACGGCCGACGGCGAGGTCGTCACGGCCCGCAAGAGGCCGCGCTTCGCCTACCGCCCGCAGCTGCTCGTGGTCGACGGTGGTCAGCCGCAGGTCGCCGCCGCGGCCCGTGCCCTCGCCGACGCGGGGCACGAGGAGATCGCGCTGTGCGGCATCGCCAAACGTCTCGAAGAAGTGTGGCTGCCGGGGGAGGAGTACCCGGTGATCCTTCCGCGCACCTCGGAGGCGCTGTACTTGCTGCAGCGTCTGCGCGACGAGGCCCACCGCTTCGCGATCGTCCACCAGCGCAAGCGCCGCAAGCGCGACATCACGAGCGTGCTCACCGAGGTGCCCGGCCTCGGCGACACGCGCATCAAGGCGCTGCTGCGGCATTTCGGGTCGGTCTCGGCGTTGAAGAACGCCACGCCCGAAGAGATCATGGAGCTCCCCGGCATCGGGCCGACGCTCGCCGAGAACATCCACAGCCATCTGGCTCGGTAG
- a CDS encoding VOC family protein has protein sequence MEQRVTLVTLGVSDLERAMAFYTAPGWRAHPSSVAGEVAFFDVGGMVVALWDRAKLAEDSGVSDAGGWGGVTLAHNVDHPADVDAILAEAEAAGARLARAGADTPWGGYSGVFIDPDGHPWEVAVNPGWPLDDRGRPVLDE, from the coding sequence ATGGAACAACGCGTCACGCTCGTCACCCTCGGCGTCAGCGATCTGGAACGGGCGATGGCCTTCTACACGGCGCCCGGGTGGCGAGCGCATCCGTCGTCGGTCGCCGGAGAGGTGGCGTTCTTCGACGTCGGAGGTATGGTCGTCGCGTTGTGGGACAGGGCGAAGCTCGCCGAGGACTCCGGTGTCTCGGATGCCGGGGGCTGGGGCGGGGTGACCCTCGCCCACAACGTGGATCACCCGGCTGACGTCGATGCGATCCTCGCGGAGGCGGAGGCGGCGGGAGCCCGGCTCGCGCGCGCGGGAGCGGACACCCCGTGGGGCGGGTACTCCGGCGTCTTCATCGACCCCGACGGCCACCCCTGGGAGGTCGCGGTCAACCCGGGCTGGCCACTCGATGACCGGGGGAGGCCCGTGCTCGACGAGTGA
- the uvrB gene encoding excinuclease ABC subunit UvrB, which produces MQATRSVRPFEVISEYTPSGDQPQAIADLAGRINAGETDVVLLGATGTGKSATTAWLVEQVQRPTLVLAHNKTLAAQLANEFRELMPNNAVEYFVSYYDYYQPEAYVPQTDTFIEKDSSINAEVERLRHSTTNSLLSRRDVVVVSTVSCIYGLGAPEEYLRAMVALQVGERYDRDALIRKFISMQYNRNDVDFSRGNFRVRGDTIEIIPVYEEYAIRIEMFGDEIEALYLLHPLTGDVIEKMDSVPIFPASHYVAGTETVQRAIGTIEHELEERLKEFESQGKLLEAQRLRMRTTFDLEMLQQLGFCSGIENYSRHMDGRMPGDPPHTLLDFFPDDFLLVIDESHVTVPQIGAMYEGDASRKRTLVEHGFRLPSAMDNRPLRWDEFKERVGQTVYLSATPGRYEMGIADGVVEQIIRPTGLVDPEIIVKPSKGQIDDLLEEIRVRVERDERVLVTTLTKKMAEELTDFLGEHGVRVRYLHSDVDTLRRVELLTELRAGVYDVLVGINLLREGLDLPEVSLVSILDADKEGFLRSGTSLIQTIGRAARNVSGEVHMYADKMTDSMSNAIEETERRREKQIAYNLEHGIDPQPLRKKIADITEVLNREASDTKNLLARNDKSGKGKSPTPSLRRTGIAAEGADQLESTIADLTQQMLAAAAELKFELAGRLRDEVQDMKKELRAMERAGHA; this is translated from the coding sequence ATGCAGGCCACGCGCTCCGTCCGCCCCTTCGAGGTCATCAGCGAATACACGCCCTCCGGTGATCAGCCACAGGCGATCGCCGATCTCGCGGGGCGCATCAACGCCGGTGAGACCGACGTCGTGCTTCTGGGTGCCACGGGTACCGGCAAGTCGGCGACCACGGCGTGGCTGGTGGAGCAGGTGCAGCGTCCGACGCTGGTGCTCGCGCACAACAAGACGCTGGCCGCCCAGCTGGCGAACGAGTTCCGAGAGCTGATGCCCAACAACGCCGTCGAGTACTTCGTCTCGTACTACGACTACTACCAGCCCGAGGCCTACGTTCCGCAGACGGACACCTTCATCGAGAAGGACAGCTCGATCAACGCCGAGGTTGAGCGCCTCCGGCACTCGACGACGAACTCGCTGCTCTCGCGCCGCGACGTCGTGGTGGTGTCGACGGTCTCGTGCATCTACGGCCTCGGCGCGCCGGAAGAGTACCTCCGCGCGATGGTGGCCCTGCAGGTGGGGGAGCGGTACGACCGCGACGCCCTCATCCGCAAGTTCATCTCGATGCAGTACAACCGCAACGACGTCGACTTCTCGCGCGGAAACTTCCGCGTGCGCGGTGACACGATCGAGATCATCCCGGTGTACGAGGAGTACGCCATCCGCATCGAGATGTTCGGCGACGAGATCGAGGCCCTGTATCTCCTCCACCCCCTGACGGGCGACGTGATCGAGAAAATGGACTCCGTGCCGATCTTCCCGGCATCGCACTACGTCGCCGGGACCGAGACGGTCCAGCGTGCGATCGGAACGATCGAGCACGAACTCGAGGAGCGTCTGAAGGAATTCGAGTCGCAGGGCAAGCTCCTCGAGGCGCAGCGTCTGCGCATGCGCACCACCTTCGACCTCGAGATGCTGCAGCAGCTCGGGTTCTGCTCGGGCATCGAGAACTACTCGCGGCACATGGACGGCCGGATGCCCGGCGACCCGCCGCACACCCTGCTCGACTTCTTCCCCGACGACTTCCTTCTCGTCATCGACGAGTCCCACGTGACCGTCCCGCAGATCGGAGCGATGTACGAGGGCGACGCCTCGCGCAAGCGCACTCTGGTCGAGCACGGTTTCCGCCTGCCGAGTGCGATGGACAACCGCCCGCTGCGCTGGGACGAGTTCAAGGAGCGCGTCGGCCAGACGGTCTACCTGTCGGCGACGCCGGGTCGCTACGAGATGGGGATCGCCGACGGCGTGGTCGAGCAGATCATCCGTCCGACCGGTCTCGTGGATCCGGAGATCATCGTCAAGCCGTCGAAGGGGCAGATCGACGACCTGCTCGAAGAGATCCGCGTCCGCGTCGAGCGCGACGAGCGCGTGCTCGTCACCACCCTCACGAAGAAGATGGCGGAGGAGCTCACGGACTTCCTGGGCGAGCACGGGGTCCGCGTGCGGTATCTGCACTCCGACGTCGACACGCTGCGCCGTGTCGAGCTGCTCACCGAACTGCGCGCCGGCGTCTACGACGTGCTGGTGGGCATCAACCTCCTGCGCGAGGGTCTCGACCTTCCGGAGGTCTCGTTGGTGTCGATCCTCGATGCCGACAAGGAGGGGTTCCTGCGCAGCGGCACCTCGCTCATTCAGACCATCGGCCGTGCGGCGCGAAACGTCTCGGGCGAGGTGCACATGTACGCCGACAAGATGACCGACTCGATGAGCAACGCCATTGAGGAAACCGAGCGTCGTCGCGAGAAGCAGATCGCCTACAACCTCGAGCACGGGATCGACCCGCAGCCGTTGCGCAAGAAGATCGCCGACATCACCGAGGTGCTCAACCGCGAGGCGTCCGACACGAAGAACCTCTTGGCGCGCAACGACAAGTCCGGCAAGGGCAAGTCGCCCACGCCGTCCCTGCGCCGCACCGGTATCGCGGCCGAGGGCGCCGATCAGCTCGAGTCCACGATCGCGGATCTCACGCAGCAGATGCTCGCGGCCGCGGCCGAACTCAAGTTCGAGCTCGCCGGACGCCTGCGCGACGAGGTGCAGGACATGAAGAAAGAGCTGCGCGCCATGGAGCGCGCCGGTCACGCCTGA
- a CDS encoding MarR family winged helix-turn-helix transcriptional regulator, protein MDDLLKLENQVCFALVTAARNVVSIYRPVLEPLGLTHPQYLVMLALWEEEPRSLGALAVELAMEPATLSPLVKRLEAQGRVARSRRADDERVLDIALTDEGRALRAAALEVPGKIMERVGVDHDALVALRDGLAPFAGPTRD, encoded by the coding sequence GTGGACGACCTCCTGAAGCTCGAAAATCAGGTGTGCTTCGCGTTGGTCACTGCCGCCCGGAACGTGGTCTCGATCTACCGCCCCGTGCTCGAGCCGCTCGGGCTGACGCACCCGCAGTACCTGGTGATGCTCGCGCTCTGGGAGGAGGAGCCGCGCTCCCTCGGCGCTCTCGCCGTCGAACTCGCGATGGAGCCCGCCACGCTGTCGCCGCTCGTCAAGCGCCTCGAGGCCCAGGGGAGGGTCGCGCGGTCGCGACGCGCCGACGACGAGCGCGTGCTCGACATCGCGCTGACGGACGAGGGTCGCGCTCTGCGCGCGGCCGCGCTCGAGGTTCCGGGCAAGATCATGGAGCGGGTCGGGGTCGACCACGATGCGCTCGTGGCGCTGCGCGACGGTCTCGCTCCCTTCGCGGGACCGACGCGCGACTGA